TTCCTTCCAGATTACTATCGGGTCCTCTGGTCTCGCCATGTTGCTGAAAAATAATAGCAAGAGAAGGATGACAATTAACACTTGGCTCCAGTTGAACGACCACTCCGACGCTTTGTCGCCGCTTTCAAGGGGCCAGTCGTATCCTATCGGCTTGTCTCCATCTGGGATGACAGTTGGTTCAGCTGTGTACCTCACCACCTGCTGGGGTTTCCCCTTCTTGTCTTCTTTTCGGCATCTCTCCTTTGGGTCGGGTCCCAGATTCCAGTCTGAAGCGCGAGTTACTCTCTTGTCCCTCTCGTTTCCGGAGAGTGGCTTGGGTTTCCGGTTGAGATAGTAAGGAGTCGAATTGTGATTTCTGCGGGGAATAGGATGTGAGCGGAGCAGGAAAGGATCCGCATACTGTACAGTGATCTCCAGCTTTGCTGATGCAATGTCAGAATCCGTCTGGACCGCGGTCGACTCGACTACCGGGTCTGACATAGAAAACGAGCCCATGAGTTTTGACATTTCCGCGTCGTCTCTCTTCGTGTAAACATTGGGCACCATGCGAGGAGGCCTGAGGCTCCTTGGTATACGAGGCAGCTTGCGCACTTGGGAAACCGCCTCCATTCTTCTGACCATTTCGACTCCCTTCTCCAGGCGCGTGCGTTTGCGTGGGAGCTGTTTTGCGCCTACATTGTTCCGGCCCAGGGGCTTGAGAACATCAATATCATCCTTACCTGGTCCGTCTCGGTACTGGAGGTATGTGCTCGCGGCTCGACGCTCTGCGTACCCTTTCCTGCATTCTGCTGGCCGTGCCGCCCGCGGCACTGGGGATCCAGCTCGTCTAGCTCTTGGTTTCACGCGGGCCAGTCGCCGTCGCATCCGAGTCAGGACCGGGGGGTTATATCTCTCAGGAATAGTAGTCATTTTCGTGTCGGGGTCGGATGCGTCGCTCATGCTGCTATCCACAGTTCCATATGTCAATCTGGAAACACGGGCCGGTTGCCTCTGTTGCCGCTGCCAttcttgttgctgctgtAAAAGAGCATCGGGTCCGATATTCGCGGGGTGTTGCATTTGATTCCACCTGCCAATATCAGCAGCACGAAGAGTTGTCACCAGATTCACCATTCTTTCCAGTTGCTCTCGAAGCTTCATATTATCCATCGCCAGACCACTAGCCCGGCTATCATATGCTGCAGCAAAGCGGTTCGCGTCAGTGGTGACCTTTTGGAGGTACGCATGATATTCCTTAAGTCTGCTATTAGTTTCGACTAATGATTGCTCAAGTTGGGCAATCTTAGCATTCCGTTCTTGGAGTCTGTCATTCAGCATTTGTTCCAGCTCTTCGCGTCTTTGGGACTCATCGTCATTAGTCACAACCGTGCCCGTAGCCACGGGCTGCTGGCTTCGCTTTATGGCTTCTATCTTCTCTTCTAGTTGCTTGATTTTCTCCTCACCGTTCTGTAATTCGGCGCATGCCGCGTCAAAGGATTCCGCGAGGCTTTCCGATTCCCTTTTCAGTCGATCGTTCTGCAATTGCGCGTCATCAAGTTGTGCCTCGGCCTTCATCTTGGCCTTCTGCTGGTCCGTCAGATAGCCGGTCATGGTTTCGACCTTCTGATTAGCCGTCGTGGTCTTGTCCAAAAGGACGTGTTGTACATTCTTCCGAAACTGAttcttctccatcatcaGTTTTGGGTCGTCATCGTCACTTGCTTGGCCATGGTCAGTCTCGCGCGCTGACATCTCGGGGTAGGGCACAGCCCCGCCCCTGATTGCACTCTTGTGACCGTAAACCATATTGGGTCGTAAAGTGCCCTTTGTGGGGTCCGATGTATATCGTATGTATATAATATGCTGTATACTATTGAGcgaattatt
This is a stretch of genomic DNA from Aspergillus puulaauensis MK2 DNA, chromosome 8, nearly complete sequence. It encodes these proteins:
- a CDS encoding uncharacterized protein (TransMembrane:1 (o562-580i)), coding for MVYGHKSAIRGGAVPYPEMSARETDHGQASDDDDPKLMMEKNQFRKNVQHVLLDKTTTANQKVETMTGYLTDQQKAKMKAEAQLDDAQLQNDRLKRESESLAESFDAACAELQNGEEKIKQLEEKIEAIKRSQQPVATGTVVTNDDESQRREELEQMLNDRLQERNAKIAQLEQSLVETNSRLKEYHAYLQKVTTDANRFAAAYDSRASGLAMDNMKLREQLERMVNLVTTLRAADIGRWNQMQHPANIGPDALLQQQQEWQRQQRQPARVSRLTYGTVDSSMSDASDPDTKMTTIPERYNPPVLTRMRRRLARVKPRARRAGSPVPRAARPAECRKGYAERRAASTYLQYRDGPGKDDIDVLKPLGRNNVGAKQLPRKRTRLEKGVEMVRRMEAVSQVRKLPRIPRSLRPPRMVPNVYTKRDDAEMSKLMGSFSMSDPVVESTAVQTDSDIASAKLEITVQYADPFLLRSHPIPRRNHNSTPYYLNRKPKPLSGNERDKRVTRASDWNLGPDPKERCRKEDKKGKPQQVVRYTAEPTVIPDGDKPIGYDWPLESGDKASEWSFNWSQVLIVILLLLLFFSNMARPEDPIVIWKEVNKNPQNIVAKLRTPVRSDSRTAPTIVDFEVARWSDIDPSILG